A single region of the Triticum dicoccoides isolate Atlit2015 ecotype Zavitan chromosome 2B, WEW_v2.0, whole genome shotgun sequence genome encodes:
- the LOC119362672 gene encoding uncharacterized protein LOC119362672, translating to MLRRRFVNLVAQNSDGVYSLRRIEAAKHLFYPSIKEAEESANDEKKKYKTLRRLPDPITSFDPSPVGVLFPGLEWFELLAPRSGEGQIVSSNKAGDTVMFDADKSLYLTLPNLYQAKGTSPVSFSVTHPGSGQDSLYVLHRYPGQAVAQARFLPDRSEYPPSCFEVLEYRALSNDVRDPIKGWDWRLLPPPPFVRQPGYRPSMINSHTTIKDANGCTTICISSDKIGTYCFDTWCFDSTHHLGWKHLDVWKQVGEWELPFYGRAEHVPELGIWLGFTAGRKPHHLCAVDLSTMDMDGQAPTWQHVWDNATLPGEKNWYPLLFRLINMGDNRFCVAKLFGDDEMGKQFAVLTGVEMERGQDGLRMVQHKRTRYVFNDIAVKWVL from the coding sequence ATGTTACGCCGGCGTTTTGTGAATCTGGTAGCGCAGAATTCCGACGGCGTTTATTCGCTGCGCCGCATCGAAGCGGCCAAGCATCTTTTCTACCCGTCAATAAAAGAAGCAGAAGAGTCAGCAAACGacgagaagaagaaatacaagaccTTGCGGCGGCTGCCTGACCCGATCACGAGCTTCGATCCGTCCCCCGTCGGTGTGTTGTTTCCTGGCTTGGAATGGTTCGAGCTCCTCGCACCCCGCAGCGGCGAGGGTCAGATCGTGAGCTCCAACAAGGCTGGCGACACCGTCATGTTCGACGCCGACAAGTCTCTCTATCTCACGCTGCCCAACCTCTACCAGGCCAAAGGCACGAGCCCAGTGAGCTTCTCCGTCACCCACCCAGGCAGCGGGCAGGATAGCCTCTACGTCTTGCACAGGTATCCTGGTCAAGCTGTTGCCCAGGCTCGGTTCTTGCCCGACCGAAGCGAGTACCCCCCCTCCTGCTTCGAGGTTCTCGAGTACAGGGCACTGTCCAATGATGTCAGGGACCCTATAAAGGGTTGGGATTGgcggcttcttcctcctcctccatttgtCCGTCAACCTGGATACCGGCCCTCCATGATTAACTCCCACACGACAATCAAGGACGCCAATGGTTGTACCACTATCTGCATATCGTCCGACAAGATTGGCACCTACTGCTTTGACACGTGGTGCTTCGATTCTACCCACCATCTTGGGTGGAAGCACCTGGACGTGTGGAAGCAAGTTGGGGAGTGGGAACTGCCGTTCTATGGGAGAGCCGAGCATGTTCCCGAATTGGGCATATGGTTGGGCTTCACGGCCGGCAGAAAACCTCACCACCTATGCGCTGTGGACCTCTCCACCATGGACATGGATGGCCAAGCACCCACATGGCAGCACGTCTGGGACAATGCCACCCTGCCTGGCGAGAAGAATTGGTACCCTCTGCTTTTCAGGCTCATCAACATGGGTGACAACAGGTTTTGCGTGGCCAAGCTCTTTGGAGATGATGAAATGGGCAAGCAGTTTGCCGTTCTTACTGGCGTGGAGATGGAGCGTGGCCAAGACGGCCTCCGGATGGTCCAGCACAAGCGCACTCGTTACGTGTTCAATGACATCGCTGTCAAGTGGGTGCTCTGA